The following proteins come from a genomic window of Bacteroidales bacterium:
- a CDS encoding F0F1 ATP synthase subunit gamma (produces ATP from ADP in the presence of a proton gradient across the membrane; the gamma chain is a regulatory subunit) translates to MANLKEIRIRIASVISTRQITSAMKMVSAAKLRKAQDAILQIRPYAGKLHDILMSLVDSLAAGEGNEYAQERDPDRILLVVITSNKGLCGAFNSNVIKKTLQMIEEDFSAQSAGGNVHLLVIGKKGYDFFKSRSLPVIDNQSQLYDHLTFENVSPLVEDLMDKFLRKEYDRILLVYNQFKNAAVQLLTVETFLPVKIEVPKDQEVIHPDYIFEPTKEVMV, encoded by the coding sequence ATGGCCAATCTTAAGGAAATACGGATACGGATAGCTTCTGTTATTTCGACGCGGCAGATTACGAGTGCGATGAAGATGGTGTCGGCTGCCAAGCTGCGCAAGGCGCAGGATGCTATCCTTCAGATCAGGCCATATGCCGGGAAACTGCACGATATTTTAATGAGCCTGGTTGACAGCCTTGCGGCCGGTGAAGGGAATGAATATGCTCAGGAAAGGGATCCCGACCGGATTTTACTGGTGGTTATTACTTCCAACAAAGGCCTCTGCGGAGCCTTTAATTCCAATGTTATCAAGAAAACCCTGCAGATGATCGAGGAGGACTTTTCTGCCCAGTCAGCCGGAGGAAACGTTCATCTGCTGGTGATCGGCAAAAAAGGGTATGATTTCTTTAAATCACGATCACTGCCTGTTATTGATAATCAGAGCCAGTTATACGACCATCTTACCTTTGAAAATGTCTCGCCTCTGGTGGAGGACCTCATGGACAAGTTTCTCCGGAAGGAATATGACCGGATTTTGCTGGTTTACAATCAGTTCAAGAATGCTGCTGTTCAGCTGCTGACCGTTGAAACCTTCCTTCCGGTTAAAATTGAGGTTCCGAAAGACCAGGAGGTAATACACCCCGATTATATCTTTGAGCCTACCAAGGAAGTAATGGTA
- a CDS encoding F0F1 ATP synthase subunit alpha: protein MAEIKPSEISRVLKQQLEGISTSIELEEVGTVLQVGDGIARIYGLRNVQSNELIEFENGMMAVVLNLEEDNVGAVLFGSSEEIREGDKVKRTRRIASISVGEGMLGRIINTLGEPIDGKGPITGKTYEMPLERKAPGVIFRQPVKEPLQTGIKAIDAMIPIGRGQRELIIGDRQTGKTAIAIDTIINQKENFLKGDPVYCIYVAIGQKGSTVANLARTLEEHGAMPYTVIVAATASDPAAMQFYAPFAGAAIGEFFRDTGRDALIVYDDLSKQAVSYREVSLLLRRPPGREAYPGDIFYLHSRLLERAAKIIESDEIAAQMNDLPPSIKPMVKGGGSLTALPIIETQAGDVSAYIPTNVISITDGQIFLESNLFNAGVRPAINVGISVSRVGGNAQIKSLRKVAGTLKLDQAQYRELEAFAKFGSDLDAATLAVLDKGAKNVEILKQGQYSPVPVENQIAIIFCGTRGLLRDVPLNRVRDFEAEFLQFMNIKHKPVMDELKAGNLTKEAEEILEKVALDIAAKYK, encoded by the coding sequence ATGGCCGAAATTAAACCTTCGGAAATTTCCAGAGTTCTGAAGCAACAGCTTGAGGGAATCAGTACCAGTATTGAATTGGAAGAAGTGGGAACGGTACTTCAGGTAGGAGACGGAATTGCCCGTATTTACGGTCTCAGGAATGTTCAGAGCAATGAGCTTATCGAGTTTGAGAACGGGATGATGGCCGTTGTGCTGAACCTAGAAGAAGATAATGTGGGTGCCGTTCTTTTCGGATCTTCGGAAGAGATCAGAGAGGGAGACAAAGTAAAGCGAACCAGGCGCATTGCTTCGATCAGCGTAGGAGAGGGAATGCTGGGCCGGATTATCAATACCCTGGGAGAGCCGATTGACGGGAAGGGCCCGATTACGGGCAAGACCTATGAAATGCCTCTGGAAAGGAAGGCTCCCGGCGTTATTTTCCGCCAGCCGGTTAAAGAACCGCTTCAGACCGGTATTAAGGCCATTGATGCCATGATTCCGATCGGAAGAGGACAGAGGGAACTGATTATCGGTGACCGGCAAACAGGAAAGACGGCTATTGCAATTGATACAATTATCAACCAGAAGGAAAATTTTCTCAAAGGAGATCCGGTATATTGTATTTACGTTGCCATCGGGCAGAAGGGATCAACTGTAGCCAACCTGGCGCGGACTCTCGAAGAGCACGGAGCCATGCCCTATACGGTGATTGTTGCGGCGACTGCTTCCGACCCGGCCGCCATGCAGTTTTATGCACCATTTGCCGGTGCGGCAATCGGAGAATTTTTCCGCGATACAGGAAGGGATGCCCTGATTGTATATGATGATCTTTCGAAGCAGGCGGTTTCGTACCGTGAAGTATCCCTGCTGTTGCGCCGTCCACCCGGCCGTGAAGCTTATCCTGGCGATATTTTCTACCTCCATTCACGGCTTCTGGAGCGGGCAGCTAAAATCATCGAATCAGACGAGATTGCCGCCCAGATGAATGATTTGCCCCCATCGATCAAACCTATGGTGAAAGGAGGAGGAAGCCTCACTGCCCTGCCGATTATCGAAACACAGGCAGGAGACGTTTCGGCCTATATTCCCACCAATGTTATTTCCATTACCGACGGCCAGATATTTCTGGAGTCCAACCTGTTCAACGCCGGTGTACGCCCTGCTATCAACGTCGGAATTTCCGTTTCGCGCGTTGGAGGGAATGCCCAGATAAAATCCCTGCGCAAGGTAGCAGGAACCCTGAAACTTGACCAGGCTCAGTACCGTGAGCTTGAAGCATTTGCCAAATTCGGTTCTGATCTGGACGCCGCCACACTGGCTGTGCTGGATAAAGGTGCGAAGAACGTTGAAATTCTTAAACAGGGACAATATTCGCCAGTGCCTGTTGAGAACCAGATTGCCATCATTTTCTGCGGAACCCGTGGTCTTCTCAGGGATGTTCCTTTAAACCGCGTGCGCGACTTTGAAGCCGAATTCCTTCAGTTCATGAACATCAAGCATAAACCGGTGATGGATGAGCTGAAAGCAGGCAATCTGACAAAGGAAGCCGAGGAGATTTTGGAAAAGGTAGCTCTTGACATTGCGGCAAAGTATAAATAA
- the atpH gene encoding ATP synthase F1 subunit delta: METSKIGVRYAKAFFELVTERKMLEKAAGDIRLIQSVWKESEDLQVALLNPVVPPSGKKKIMKALFAGKIEEITMRFLDLILQNRREAYLPDILRRFMHLYSVSLGVKPAELITAVPVSEEIAGKVTEVLRRMFKSEIALTPVVQPSLIGGFIVLVDDLQIDASIASQLRLMKRQLIQ; encoded by the coding sequence ATGGAAACCAGCAAAATAGGAGTACGGTACGCAAAAGCTTTCTTTGAGCTTGTCACAGAGCGGAAGATGCTTGAAAAAGCCGCGGGAGATATCCGCCTGATACAAAGTGTATGGAAGGAATCCGAAGACCTGCAGGTGGCTTTGCTGAACCCGGTTGTTCCGCCTTCGGGGAAGAAGAAAATAATGAAAGCTTTGTTTGCCGGCAAGATTGAAGAAATTACCATGCGCTTTCTGGATCTTATCCTTCAGAACAGAAGGGAAGCCTATCTTCCCGATATCCTCAGAAGGTTCATGCATCTGTATAGTGTATCGCTCGGAGTGAAACCTGCTGAACTGATAACAGCTGTTCCTGTTTCTGAAGAGATAGCAGGAAAAGTAACGGAGGTGCTCCGCCGGATGTTCAAATCGGAAATTGCCCTGACGCCGGTTGTTCAACCTTCGCTGATCGGGGGATTCATCGTGCTTGTTGATGATTTGCAGATCGATGCCAGTATTGCTTCGCAGTTACGCTTAATGAAACGACAATTAATTCAGTAA